In the Malus domestica chromosome 16, GDT2T_hap1 genome, one interval contains:
- the LOC103403947 gene encoding early light-induced protein 1, chloroplastic, which yields MAASASMQSLLVSSVVYGAGKSRSVRVSHLVPANKYRHMVVRSMAENGQEEQPSSTIPEASKIPPPPPTPSPFPPRPKKVSTKFSSVFAFSGPAPERINGRLAMVGFVSALAVELSKGQDVFSQISDGGVSLFLGTSILLSVASVIPLFKGVSVESKSNGIMTSDAELWNGRLAMLGLVALAFTEYVKGGTLV from the exons ATGGCAGCATCAGCTTCCATGCAATCGCTTCTAGTTAGCTCGGTAGTTTATGGAGCTGGAAAGAGCAGATCGGTGAGAGTCAGCCACCTTGTTCCTGCTAATAAGTACCGCCACATGGTTGTCCGCTCCATGGCCGAG AATGGTCAGGAGGAGCAACCTTCTTCTACAATACCAGAGGCATCCAAAATCCCACCACCGCCTCCTACACCTAGTCCTTTTCCTCCTCGTCCAAAGAAGGTCAGCACTAAGTTCTCAAGCGTGTTTGCATTCAGTGGGCCAGCCCCGGAGAGAATCAACGGCAGACTTGCAATGGTGGGGTTTGTTTCAGCTTTGGCAGTGGAGCTATCCAAGGGCCAGGATGTGTTTTCTCAGATCTCCGACGGCGGAGTTTCGTTGTTCCTTGGAACTAGTATTTTGCTCTCAGTCGCATCCGTGATTCCTCTTTTCAAAGGAGTCAGCGTGGAGTCCAAATCAAATGGGATCATGACGTCAGATGCCGAGCTCTGGAACGGAAGGTTGGCCATGTTAGGTTTGGTTGCTTTGGCCTTCACTGAGTATGTGAAGGGAGGGACTCTTGTTTGA